The Cucurbita pepo subsp. pepo cultivar mu-cu-16 unplaced genomic scaffold, ASM280686v2 Cp4.1_scaffold001775, whole genome shotgun sequence genome includes the window CTAAagcaataataaaattagtaGTCAATGAAACAGTAAGTCTAGTTTGAAATTggtatagttttaaaataattgtattattaaaaaaataagtagtAGTATAAAGAAATTTGgtatttagttagtttaagCTTTAActtcttaataaattttaaaaaatgaatactATTCGTTAAATACAATAACAATTTGACAATGAATTATAATTAAGTTATGCTTGTATTCATAAATGAATAGTAAATTATCGTATTTAAGGTACCATTACTAGAATATATGCTGGCTCGCTTTTGCATGTCTTCTGTTATCGATCTTCCTGCTTTTGCAGGTCTTCTGTTATCGATATTCCTGCTTTTGCAAGTTTTTTTGCTATCGATCTTCTTGGAATGGTTTTTCCTGCTTTCCGCGTCTAAACTAAATTAAGGGCAAGCCTCCGTATTCTCTAAATGacgattctttctttcttcaaaattatagaaaatatggTGTTAGGCGAACaaaactctccacaatggtatgatattgtctactttgagcataagttctcatggttttgttttgggcttccccaaaaagcctcgtaccaatggagctagtctccacaatggtatgatattgtccactttgagcataagctctcatggttttgctttgggcttcctcaaaaggcctcgtaccaatggaatTAGTATTACTCagttataaactcataatcatttcctaaattagtgaGGACTTGTaccaatgaagttagtattccttacttataaacctatgaccattcaacaaaaagtcaaagaaaaaaaaatagaaaataaaaagcaatTTTTGACGTCGAAATTCATGTATCagaacataaaaatatatataaattaaaaaaaaaaaaagtggtttTCGTGGATGGAAAGAAATTGTAATGACTTTTGGTGTATATTGAGTTTGAAGAAAGTGCAGTACTTGAGTGGGTTTgaattttgggtgaaaaaaaAGGGCATATGGATTGGGATTATGGCACCGGTAAATATGGGTTACTAATACAGCTAAACAAGATCCTTAAGATCCTCTTTGTTTTCCTCAAAAATCGTCCACCACTTTCTATTATACTCCAAGCATGAATTTGAGTTCATACTAACATTTCTTCAATGTCAACTGTAATTAACGGCTGGCGGCCGATCTTTTGGGCATAAACGGCGGCTGAAATCATATTTAAGAAGGATTTCATTCTCCACTAATTGTATTTATTGGCATGGATTTTAAGGATACAAAGGCCTTTTCCAATTCCTCCACACGATATTATCCCACATGGATCCTCATTTTAATCGTCGTCCTTTTGCAAATTTACCTAATCTTCACCACCACTTGCTCCGTTCCACTCTCCCCCGCCACCGCTAGAGAACGCGGCCAACTCTCTAACACGGCTGCTGGAGACCCCTGCAGCTCCGGGAGAGTGTTCGTTTACGACCTGCCTCCCATTTTCAACAAACAATTATTGGAAAATTGCGAGTCCTTAGACCCATGGACCTCCCGCTGTGATGACGTGTCCAACGGTGGGTTCGGCCGCCGGGCGACGGAGCTCGTTGGCGTTGTTCCCGATGGTCTAGCTCCGACGTGGTATTGGTCGGAGCAGTACATGTTGGAACCGATTATACATAATCGGATTCTTAACCATAAGTGTAGAACGTTAGAGCCGGAATCAGCTACGGCCTTCTACATACCGTTTTATGCTGGTCTCTCCATCGGACGGTTCCTATGGCAGAATCATACTACTTCCGATCGTGATCGGGATTCTGAGAAGTTGATTAAGTGGGTCCAGGATCAGCCGTATTGGAATAGATCGAACGGTGGAGATCATTTCATTACTCTGGGACGGCTGACTTGGGACTTTAAACGGTGGGGGAATAACGAGTGGGGGTCCAGTTTTGCGTTGATGCCAGGGATGAAAAACGTGGCGAGGTTGATCGTGGAAAGAGAACCGTCCGATCCATTGGATATCGGTGTNNNNNNNNNNNNNNNNNNNNNNNNNNNNNNNNNNNNNNNNNNNNNNNNNNNNNNNNNNNNNNNNNNNNNNNNNNNNNNNNNNNNNNNNNNNNNNNNNNNNNNNNNNNNNNNNNNNNNNNNNNNNNNNNNNNNNNNNNNNNNNNNNNNNNNNNNNNNNNNNNNNNNNNNNNNNNNNNNNNNNNNNNNNNNNNNNNNNNNNNNNNNNNNNNNNNNNNNNNNNNNNNNNNNNNNNNNNNNNNNNNNNNNNNNNNNNNNNNNNNNNNNNNNNNNNNNNNNNNNNNNNNNNNNNNNNNNNNNNNNNNNNNNNNNNNNNNNNNNNNNNNNNNNNNNNNNNNNNNNNNNNNNNNNNNNNNNNNNNNNNNNNNNNNNNNNNNNNNNNNNNNNNNNNNNNNNNNNNNNNNNNNNNNNNNNNNNNNNNNNNNNNNNNNNNNNNNNNNNNNNNNNNNNNNNNNNNNNNNNNNNNNNNNNNNNNNNNNNNNNNNNNNNNNNNNNNNNNNNNNNNNNNNNNNNNNNNNNNNNNNNNNNNNNNNNNNNNNNNNNNNNNNNNNNNNNNNNNNNNNNNNNNNNNNNNNNNNNNNNNNNNNNNNNNNNNNNNNNNNNNNNNNNNNNNNNNNNNNNNNNNNNNNNNNNNNNNNNNNNNNNNNNNNNNNNNNNNNNNNNNNNNNNNNNNNNNNNNNNNNNNNNNNNNNNNNNNNNNNNNNNNNNNNNNNNNNNNNNNNNNNNNNNNNNNNNNNNNNNNNNNNNNNNNNNNNNNNNNNNNNNNNNNNNNNNNNNNNNNNNNNNNNNNNNNNNNNNNNNNNNNNNNNNNNNNNNNNNNNNNNNNNNNNNNNNNNNNNNNNNNNNNNNNNNNNNNNNNNNNNNNNNNNNNNNNNNNNNNNNNNNNNNNNNNNNNNNNNNNNNNNNNNNNNNNNNNNNNNNNNNNNNNNNNNNNNNNNNNNNNNNNNNNNNNNNNNNNNNNNNNNNNNNNNNNNNNNNNNNNNNNNNNNNNNNNNNNNNNNNNNNNNNNNNNNNNNNNNNNNNNNNNNNNNNNNNNNNNNNNN containing:
- the LOC111786493 gene encoding xyloglucan galactosyltransferase XLT2-like — protein: MDFKDTKAFSNSSTRYYPTWILILIVVLLQIYLIFTTTCSVPLSPATARERGQLSNTAAGDPCSSGRVFVYDLPPIFNKQLLENCESLDPWTSRCDDVSNGGFGRRATELVGVVPDGLAPTWYWSEQYMLEPIIHNRILNHKCRTLEPESATAFYIPFYAGLSIGRFLWQNHTTSDRDRDSEKLIKWVQDQPYWNRSNGGDHFITLGRLTWDFKRWGNNEWGSSFALMPGMKNVARLIVEREPSDPLDIAQIGEFAFLV